Below is a window of Camelina sativa cultivar DH55 chromosome 11, Cs, whole genome shotgun sequence DNA.
GTGATGAAGATGTAGACTCACTTGAGTAACTAAGGTTTCAAGGGAGTTATCAGACCGGAACTTATTGTTTCGAAAACCGCTTGTTATTTCGAGAACAAGGACTCCGAAGCTATAAGCGTCGATTTTATTGCTTAGTCTTCCCTTGCTAATGTACTCAGGAGCCATGTATCCTCTGTTAGACAACCATGAAGTTCCCTTTTCAGATTATGAATCAGACCAATAGTGGTAAGGGTCTCTTATACATAAGTTCTAGAGTTGAAAAGACTTACAGCGTGCCCGcgattgaagaaggagaaggagatgaagaagggaAGTCTTTGCCACCTTCCGGATAAAACTTGGCTAATCCAAAGTCTGAAATTTTGGGTTTGTACTTTAAGTCTAACAAAATGTTGCTAGCTTTGATATCTCTATGAATGATCTTGCACGTTTCGTGAAGATACTCTAACCCTTCTGCTGTTCCTAAGATAATTGTCCGCCGCTTCTTCCAGTcgagttctttcttcttctccgggtCTTAACTTCCATGTCAAGCAAAAATAGTTTAGAAACTTTGCAGACAAGtaagaagatatataaaagtgttttaaaaaggGATCTTACTAAATAGGACATGATCAAGGCTTGTATTGGCGAGGAACTCATAGACAATGAAACTATTCATGTCAGTGAAGCACAACCTAAGAGTCTGACCAAGTTCTTGTGTTGGCATCTACTAATTACATCTATTTCATTATGGATCTCTTCCCGTGGCGTCTTTCCTGTTGTGTGTAGCCGTTTGATCGCAATTTCTCTTCCGTCAGACAGAGTTCCCTGTCcaaaaaagacaataaaaaagGCTTGTCTAATCAGTTACGTTCACATAGTAAAATGTAGAGAAGAATCGTTATATAtattgagaagagagaaaccttgaagacttcaccaTATCCTCCAACGCCAAGCTTGCAACTCTCATTGAAGTTGTTGGTTGCTTTTTTAAGAGTCGAATACTCAAAGCTCATCAAGTGTGAGTCATTACGTATAGACACTGACTCCTTCTCTATCCTTAGATGTCCAAACAAATGAAACTTTTTTAATCTTAGTCCTGTGAGATAACCACACTTTGACATAATATACCACTCAAGGAACTTACctttaagcttcttctttgGACTAGCTCGCATATACATGCATTTCCCACACCAAAATCCAGCTGCAATAGCCAAGACACCCACCATAGATAGAACGAATATGTGCACTATGATTTCTTTGGTCAAATCTACAAGAAAATACACAAGAATTATTGTCAAGATCATCAAATTACTGATTCACAATTTGAAGAAATGACAGAGTAAAGATACAAATACTTACTCATATAAAGCAATTCACGTTCATTATAGAAAGTATAGTTAGAGTAACGCAAGTAGCAGCCTGCATTCAAGGCAAAGCCTTCTTTGAAAGGTAAGCAACTAGACACGGATAAAGCTCCATCTGCTAAGCATAATTTACACAACTCATCGTCTAGCGTTCGCCAGCATATTCCCAATCCGTAAACCATTAGGTCACGAGTGCCCATTTTAGCCACCGAGAAACCTTGATTATATGGAGCCGTCTCAACAATGGATTTGGTCACTTCCTTTACTAAACCTTTGAATTCATCAGACTTCTCCTTTTCACCAGCACATATCTAAATTCCCAAAATGGTCGACATATTAGGATTTATCTACTTGATATTCCTACAAATCCGATCTCTAAATCCTAGCTCTTAGTTATGTATTAGACAACATATGTATAGGTTTGCAACTCAAAACTAATCATGttacatatcatatatatgtataggttTGTATTAGATATGAGATTTCTAACATAACATACCATCTAATTAATACCTTCGTGTCCTGATGAGAAACAGGCTCGTGATAGAAGCTGTAATTATCAGCCCTAACGAAACAACCATCCAAGTGAAACCAACCACCGGTGGCCGGAATACATTGAGAGAGGAGATTGGTGGCACGTGACCAACAAAGACTACATTCGTCCGGTGAGAGATCGCTAACACACTGCGACAAAACGTACATCCTCTGCGGAGGATCTCCATGTTGATGGATCCCGAATTTGACATGCCTCATATCATCTCTGATGGCGTCAAGATTGAGCTGATAAGATCTCTGGTAAGCCTCGACGTCGGAGACGGTGCCGTTGTTGCAAACCCAGCCGAGGACATCGATTCTAGAAATGTTCACGGATATAGACGAATTTAATAACGTTAGCAGCATGAGAACGACCAAGGAAGAGATGAACGTCAATGCCATGATCAGAGAAACGATGCTTTTGATCTGTCTCTCTCCATAATAAAACTTACTCCTAACGACTCTTGGCtatatatagtaaccaaattaaaccggaTATGCTCTCAAGTTCGGTTTAgcttctattttttaaaatttacacgGTTTTGGTCTAATTGGACAGAACACATACAAACGCACAAACACAAACACGCTTAAATACCAGACTCGATTAAAATCAAACTTTATCAGAAAGATCCTAAATAATTAAACTGACTATAATGCATATAGCCGCCATATACCATTGTGAGTTGATGAAGTTCTCAAGTAAAGATCAAAAACTAGGGAGAGTAAAAGATATAAATCAAAAGAGTGAAAAATTTAATGTAACATACACAATTTATATATGCTCATTGGAAAAGTCTCACACCTCATTACTTCTTAACGAATTGCAAACCGTTCTGGTCAGAGTACCGCTCCATAAACCTCATGAACCTATCCCATTCTTTCGGTGATCGCATTATGTGCTTCGCCACAATCCCTTCAGGTTTCCCATTCACGAATCTAGCGTTCACATCAGTCGACTGAATCACACCTTCCTCATCAATCATGTACAATCCCGTAATCTCCCCAACTTCACCGCTAGAGTCAAAAACCGATGGCTGGTCGAATGAGAAGAGTGCCATACCGTTACTTCCGTCTCTTGATCGAGTCAGCTTAACGTCAGGGATCGTCATCTCATCTGTCCCTTGGATGAATTGGAGAGCCGGCTTTACCATCATCGTGATTGGGACAGGTTTCCACGGTCTTAGCGCTGTTCGAGATGAGGGTTGTACCCGTGGGAGAGACACAGGCGAGCCAGTGAACGATGAGCCTTTGATTGGTAAAACAGAGCATGAAGATACAACTATACCTGCCAAAACAAAAGGatcaaaaatgtgttttttgaTACCAATTTAGGttaaaaatccaatctttaTCCACATCTCAATAAAACATGAACCCTAATCCCCAATTTCAAACCTAAACCCACTTTTTCCTCGAATCGGAGCTATCATgaactcacaaaaaaaaaaaactcgatttaGACCAATTCGTTTCCCATGAATCGATTTAGCTTGAGATTATCATCACTCGTTACAGTTTCGGAACCAGCATTGTAAAGTTTCGAAATTTTCGTAGataaaaccataatcaaacTACATGCAACACGAAGGTTCCACTGCGAATTCAAACATTACAATTTTATGGGTTTGGGCGTACCTGAGCGAGGAACATCACGTGGAGAATGAGTCAGAGAACTCAAAGACCCAATCGACCGAACACAAGCCATTACTGTTGATGTCTGTGTGGGGCGCAGatgagattagagagagagagagagagagagagaggacacaGAAGAGAGATgtagaggaggaagatgatccTCTGGTGTGGTGGCGGGAGATTAGTGACGTGTCACTACCAAGGCCGTTCCTTTGATTGGATACCGTGATCGTCTCAACTAATGGGCTTTTTATTTAGGCCCATTTTGTCGCTTAATAAGCCCGTTTCGGGGACGGAGAGTCTCTAGCTGTGACAGAGGTTTTCGTACAATGCATGAGACACAGGTGGCACATGCGTGCAGATCGTAAAAGAAAAGCTGGACTGTGATGCCATAACGAATCCCATCCCATGGCCATGTGACGAATCGTCAGCATACATAGTTACTTCTTAAATTATAATTAGTGGAGTATATCCTATATAATATAACCTACAAACCACCATTTGCAAAAGAgttttatgtatgtgtgtggTGTGGGATTAggtttctctctctaataataCGTAAATTAATATTTCAGTAAGTCATTAAGGTGTTTGATCCACATGCATCCCATTAACCTATTGTAATTTGAACTTGTATACTAGTTATCTATTTATTTACGATATATATACTCTATACACTCTCACATAACCATCTAATGTTCTTTTCGGTAATAATGATTATGGGACTGAAGAAGTGTATTACTATTACTACTAGTTATGATAATTAGTTATTAATAGTAGATAATCATAGAATTAAGATGGAAATGAAGAATTTAACTAGGGATCGGAATGTTTTCTTCTAAAAACtacaaataatataagaaaggaaaagataatttatgttataaaaaaGAACCGGGCCACATGAGTGCATGTGAAGCGACAGTTTCTGTTTTAGTCTCGAATAAGAAAGAAGGATGGAAACATGAAATCAGTAAGAGGAGGAGTGGGTAATTGTTGGAGTATtaacaataatttgatttgatgaatcaTGAATATATATGCGTGTGCATATCTATGCATGTCATTTCCAACANNNNNNNNNNNNNNNNNNNNNNNNNNNNNNNNNNNNNNNNNNNNNNNNNNNNNNNNNNNNNNNNNNNNNNNNNNNNNNNNNNNNNNNNNNNNNNNNNNNNNNNNNNNNNNNNNNNNNNNNNNNNNNNNNNNNNNNNNNNNNNNNNNNNNNNNNNNNNNNNNNNNNNNNNNNNNNNNNNNNNNNNNNNNNNNNNNNNNNNNNNNNNNNNNNNNNNNNNNNNNNNNNNNNNNNNNNNNNNNNNNNNNNNNNNNNNNNNNNNNNNNNNNNNNNNNNNNNNNNNNNNNNNNNNNNNNNNNNNNNNNNNNNNNNNNNNNNNNNNNNNNNNNNNNNNNNNNNNNNNNNNNNNNNNNNNNNNNNNNNNNNNNNNNNNNNNNNNNNNNNNNNNNNNNNNNNNNNNNNNNNNNNNNNNNNNNNNNNNNNNNNNNNNNNNNNNNNNNNNNNNNNNNNNNNNNNNNNNNNNNNNNNNNNNNNNNNNNNNNNNNNNNNNNNNNNNNNNNNNNNNNNNNNNNNNNNNNNNNNNNNNNNNNNNNNNNNNNNNNNNNNNNNNNNNNNNNNNNNNNNNNNNNNNNNNNNNNNNNNNNNNNNNNNNNNNNNNNNNNNNNNNNNNNNNNNNNNNNNNNNNNNNNNNNNNNNNNNNNNNNNNNNNNNNNNNNNNNNNNNNNNNNNNNNNNNNNNNNNNNNNNNNNNNNNNNNNNNNNNNNNNNNNNNNNNNNNNNNNNNNNNNNNNNNNNNNNNNNNNNNNNNNNNNNNNNNNNNNNNNNNNNNNNNNNNNNNNNNNNNNNNNNNNNNNNNNNNNNNNNNNNNNNNNNNNNNNNNNNNNNNNNNNNAGAGGACACAGAAGAGAGATgtagaggaggaagatgatccTCTGGTGTGGTGGCGGGAGATTAGTGACGTGTCACTACCAAGGCCGTTCCTTTGATTGGATACCGTGATCGTCTCAACTAATGGGCTTTTTATTTAGGCCCATTTTGTCGCTTAATAAGCCCGTTTCGGGGACGGAGAGTCTCTAGCTGTGACAGAGGTTTTCGTACAATGCATGAGACACAGGTGGCACATGCGTGCAGATCGTAAAAGAAAAGCTGGACTGTGATGCCATAACGAATCCCATCCCATGGCCATGTGACGAATCGTCAGCATACATAGTTACTTCTTAAATTATAATTAGTGGAGTATATCCTATATAATATAACCTACAAACCACCATTTGCAAAAGAgttttatgtatgtgtgtggTGTGGGATTAggtttctctctctaataataCGTAAATTAATATTTCAGTAAGTCATTAAGGTGTTTGATCCACATGCATCCCATTAACCTATTGTAATTTGAACTTGTATACTAGTTATCTATTTATTTACGATATATATACTCTATACACTCTCACATAACCATCTAATGTTCTTTTCGGTAATAATGATTATGGGACTGAAGAAGTGTATTACTATTACTACTAGTTATGATAATTAGTTATTAATAGTAGATAATCATAGAATTAAGATGGAAATGAAGAATTTAACTAGGGATCGGAATGTTTTCTTCTAAAAACtacaaataatataagaaaggaaaagataatttatgttataaaaaaGAACCGGGCCACATGAGTGCATGTGAAGCGACAGTTTCTGTTTTAGTCTCGAATAAGAAAGAAGGATGGAAACATGAAATCAGTAAGAGGAGGAGTGGGTAATTGTTGGAGTATtaacaataatttgatttgatgaatcaTGAATATATATGCGTGTGCATATCTATGCATGTCATTTCCAACAATTCATTTCGTCTGTTTAACTTATCTTTTATTTCTCAAATTGacttgctttttatttacccTCGACCCGTTCTTGATATACATACATTTGTAGtttactttatttttccttaaaaaataagtttttggttttgagttttaaacTCCTCCTTGTTCTGTTGAGTTTGTCACGGACACACGgttaattatgatttatttactatttatcgattttttttcttctacttttatcaaaagtttaaaactgATAAACATATGCTATATAATCTGATGGGGCACTCTCTatatatgaagatttttttaactctcttttgaCTTACTGTTTATTATTCCGTcttcatttactttttttttttccttctttaccTTAAAAGGCATTGGCATTGGCAGTTTGGCACTGACTTTGGGTGTTGTACGTCGATACATGCTTTTAGTTTTAGACATCATGTGGCAGAAAAGTTTATGAAATTagcaattttagttttattaatcTGAAGAACGTTTCAGAAAGTAGCATTTTAACGAGGGACAATTTGCTGATACATTCAAGTATTGGTCAGTAACATAAGTTATGAGTACTGATCATCaatccaacattttttttatttagtatatttatttgttatatacgGTTATCATTGATTActgatataatattatatacatatatttatacaaCCTGTAACATGGAAAGATTCTTATCTACTCAATCATGCAAACGAAGGAACAGTAACAAGCCTGCACTCTCTGAGTAGTGGCATAcattataatatacatatatttgttaCGCATCATGGTAACTATGATTGaataaaagtaatatatatgtttatttacatatataatggCGATGATGTGTGTTCGGGTTTATTTTGAATTGACGTAGAAAGAAACTTTACTAAATTCAAAAGGGCCAAAGAAGAAACCGTGAGAGATCGATCGTGGGATCGTCTTCATTATTGCTtgatattaaaataatgatttggACCTatctgaaattaaaaatatgttgaGAAGGGCATAGGATCAACTATTCATCTTCATCACATGTGCAGGTCACCCATTCTGATGCTTCGAACGTTCACCTCGATGGCTACATCCTACATCAAATTAACAATGTATATCCCAATCACGGATTAATCAATTAATGTGTATCGAATATATGCTAAGAGCTAAGTTCAAAtggtattttattttgatatatctatttttttccttagaaGGCAAGCATtaaaagaaccaaaagaaacagaaaaaggcGAGAAAATAGATAAAAGACATTCTACAAAAGCTGAATTAGAATGAAGTTAAGCATAAGCTACCTCTATGGCACACACCCAAGtgtatgtattaaaaaaaaaaaaattagattagtATTTAGATCAAGCTTAAGCTTTCAATGGCACATTCACAAGTTACTTAGACAGCAAATCAATAGTtgactaaaatttatattagaACACCGAACACATTTTTGGATTAGTTgtaattgtgaaaaaaaaaaaaaaaaaaaaaNNNNNNTCTTCACATGTTCAATGTCTTAAGAAATTTCTGaaattgttgtaaaaaaaaaaataaataaaaaaaagaaatttctgaaatacttccaaaatcttgttttatttttttattttcttagaacATGGTAACTCTTCATACCTTTTGATCACTAGATCCACATAAAACCAagattcattttatatatttcacatAATATATACAGACAGAGCAAGCATATATACTTGCCGAGTTTCTTCTTATTCTACTCTTCTTTCCACCCTCCACCTCCTTGCATGTTCACGAGTCTTGTTCTTGGTAATGAACTAAGGAGACAAGTTTCAGTCGAAGCTGCtgagacagaggaagaagatgaagatgaaggttATGGTTCTCTTCCTTTACTACTGTTACATTGGTtctacttcctctgttttagcTTCCATCGACAATGAGCTCTCCGTTTTGCTCTCGGTGAAATCAACTCTTGTGGATCCTCGTAACTTTCTCAAAGATTGGAAGCTTTCAGCATCCGGCGATCACTGTAACTGGACCGGTGTTCGGTGCAACTCCCATGGCAATGTTGAGACTCTTGACCTGTCGGGAATGAATCTCACGGGCAAAATCTCTGATTCGATCAGACAGCTGAGAAGCCTTGTCTCGTTTAACATCTCATGCAACGGATTCGACTCGCTTCTCCCGAAATCGATCCCGCCCTTGAAATCTATAGACATCAGCCAGAATTCATTCTCAGGGAATCTTTTTCTATTTGGCAATGAATCAGTTGGACTCGTTCACCTCAATGCCTCAGGTAACAATCTCGTTGGAAATCTCACGGAGGATCTTGGGAACTTAGTCTCTTTAGAAGTTCTTGATCTCCGGGGGAATTTCTTTCAAGGGTCACTTCCAAGTTCATTCAAGAATCTACAGAAGCTGAGATTTCTCGGATTGTCCGGAAACAATCTCACCGGCGAGTTACCAAGCGTTATAGGCGAGCTTCTTTCACTTGAAAGCGCCATTCTTGGGTACAATGAATTCGAAGGTGAGATTCCACCGGAATTTGGGAACATTAACAGCCTCAAGTACCTCGATTTGGCAATAGGAAAGCTAAGTGGTGAGATTCCGTCGGAGCTCGGGAAGCTCAAGTCACTTGAGACGCTTCTCCTGTACGAAAACAACTTTACCGGGAAGATTCCAAGAGAAATAGGAAACATTACCACGCTAAAGGTGCTTGATCTCTCCGATAACGCATTCTACGGCGAGATTCCAATGGAGATAGCAGAGCTGAAGAACCTGCAGCTCCTGAACCTGATGCGCAACAAACTCACCGGCTCAATTCCTCCCGCGATCAGCAATCTTGCGCAGTTACAAGTCCTCGAGCTCTGGAACAACACGTTATCTGGCGAGTTACCAAGCGATCTCGGGAAGAACTCTCCACTACAATGGCTTGACGTTTCTTCAAACTCCTTCTCCGGTGTGATTCCTTCGACCCTATGCAGCAAAGGCAATCTCACCAAGCTCATTCTGTTCAACAACACCTTCTCCGGTTCAATTCCAGCGACTCTAACCACTTGTCAGTCGCTAGTTCGAGTCAGAATGCAGAACAATCTCCTCAACGGTTCGATTCCCATCGGCTTTGGCAAGCTTGAGAAGCTACAAAGACTCGAACTTGCCGGTAACCGTCTCAGCGGAGGGATTCCGGGAGACATATCGGATTCAACTTCGCTTTCTTTCATTGATTTCTCAAGAAACCAGATCCGATCGTCCCTCCCTTCCACGATCCTCTCCATACACAATCTACAAGCGTTTTTAGTCTCCGAGAACTTCATCTCCGGCGAAGTCCCCGACCAATTCCAGGATTGTCCTTCACTCTCAAACCTCGATCTCTCATCAAACACTCTCACAGGCACAATCCCTTCCAGCATTGCTTCATGCGAGAAGCTCGTAAGCCTCAACTTAAGAAACAACAACCTCACCGGAGAGATCCCAAGACAGATCACAACAATGTCAGCATTAGCCGTGCTTGATCTCTCCAACAACTCCTTAACCGGAGTACTCCCGGAGAGCATCGGAACATCCCCTGCCTTAGAACTCCTCAACGTCTCCTACAACAAGCTCACAGGTCCAGTCCCAATCAACGGCTTTCTCAGAACAATAAATCCAGATGATCTGAGAGGTAACGCCGGTCTATGCGGCGGCGTTCTTCCACCGTGTAACAAATTCCAAGGATCAACATCAGGTCACAAGAGTTTCCACGGGAAACGAATCGTCGCCGGATGGTTGATTGGAATCGCAACGGTTCTAGCTCTAGGGATTCTCACCATCGGTACGAGAACTCTATACAAGAGATGGTATACTAACGGATTCTGCGGCGACGAGACGGCGAGCAAAGGTGAATGGCCGTGGAGACTAATGGCGTTTCATAGGCTAGGGTTTACAGCT
It encodes the following:
- the LOC104722009 gene encoding photosystem II reaction center PSB28 protein, chloroplastic gives rise to the protein MACVRSIGSLSSLTHSPRDVPRSGIVVSSCSVLPIKGSSFTGSPVSLPRVQPSSRTALRPWKPVPITMMVKPALQFIQGTDEMTIPDVKLTRSRDGSNGMALFSFDQPSVFDSSGEVGEITGLYMIDEEGVIQSTDVNARFVNGKPEGIVAKHIMRSPKEWDRFMRFMERYSDQNGLQFVKK
- the LOC104722013 gene encoding MDIS1-interacting receptor like kinase 1-like, producing MKMKVMVLFLYYCYIGSTSSVLASIDNELSVLLSVKSTLVDPRNFLKDWKLSASGDHCNWTGVRCNSHGNVETLDLSGMNLTGKISDSIRQLRSLVSFNISCNGFDSLLPKSIPPLKSIDISQNSFSGNLFLFGNESVGLVHLNASGNNLVGNLTEDLGNLVSLEVLDLRGNFFQGSLPSSFKNLQKLRFLGLSGNNLTGELPSVIGELLSLESAILGYNEFEGEIPPEFGNINSLKYLDLAIGKLSGEIPSELGKLKSLETLLLYENNFTGKIPREIGNITTLKVLDLSDNAFYGEIPMEIAELKNLQLLNLMRNKLTGSIPPAISNLAQLQVLELWNNTLSGELPSDLGKNSPLQWLDVSSNSFSGVIPSTLCSKGNLTKLILFNNTFSGSIPATLTTCQSLVRVRMQNNLLNGSIPIGFGKLEKLQRLELAGNRLSGGIPGDISDSTSLSFIDFSRNQIRSSLPSTILSIHNLQAFLVSENFISGEVPDQFQDCPSLSNLDLSSNTLTGTIPSSIASCEKLVSLNLRNNNLTGEIPRQITTMSALAVLDLSNNSLTGVLPESIGTSPALELLNVSYNKLTGPVPINGFLRTINPDDLRGNAGLCGGVLPPCNKFQGSTSGHKSFHGKRIVAGWLIGIATVLALGILTIGTRTLYKRWYTNGFCGDETASKGEWPWRLMAFHRLGFTASDILACIKESNMIGMGATGIVYKAEMSRSSTVLAVKKLWRSAADIEDGTTGDFVGEVNLLGKLRHRNIVRLLGFLYNDKNMMIVYEFMLNGNLGDAIHGKNAAGRLLVDWVSRYNIALGVAHGLAYLHHDCHPPVIHRDIKSNNILLDANLDARIADFGLARMMARKKETVSMVAGSYGYIAPEYGYTLKVDEKIDIYSYGVVLLELLTGRRPLEPEFGESVDIVEWVRRKIRDNISLEEALDPNVGNCRFVQEEMLLVLQIALLCTTKLPKDRPSMRDVISMLGEAKPRRKSNSNDENTSRSLAEKHTSVFSTSPVNGLL